Proteins encoded by one window of Flavobacterium sp. N502540:
- a CDS encoding methylated-DNA--[protein]-cysteine S-methyltransferase: MNTQENINYNRIAEAIDYIKANFKAQPNLDEVAEKVHLSPFHFQRLFTEWAGTSPKKFLQYISVEHAKKILQEDRQATLFDAAFDTGLSGTSRLHDLFVNIEGMTPAEYKNGGKNLEINFSFAESPFGNIIVASTPKGVCFMAFAENEEKGFEDLKHKFPNATFCRKLDLIQQNALFIFQNDWSKLAEIKLHLKGTDFQLKVWETLLKIPMGQLSTYGSIAQQIEKPNASRAVGTAIGSNPVAFLIPCHRVIQSTGTFGGYMWGNTRKTAIIGWEGAQINP, translated from the coding sequence ATGAACACACAGGAAAACATTAATTATAATCGAATTGCTGAAGCGATTGATTATATCAAAGCCAATTTTAAAGCGCAGCCCAATCTTGATGAAGTTGCCGAAAAAGTGCATTTAAGTCCTTTTCACTTTCAGCGTTTGTTTACCGAATGGGCAGGCACAAGTCCGAAGAAGTTTTTACAATATATTAGCGTCGAACACGCCAAGAAAATACTTCAGGAAGACCGTCAGGCTACTTTATTTGATGCCGCTTTTGATACCGGTCTTTCGGGAACCAGCCGTTTGCATGACTTGTTTGTAAACATCGAAGGAATGACGCCTGCCGAGTATAAAAATGGGGGAAAGAACTTAGAAATTAACTTCAGTTTTGCCGAAAGTCCGTTTGGAAATATCATTGTGGCTTCAACACCTAAAGGAGTTTGTTTTATGGCTTTTGCCGAAAACGAAGAAAAGGGCTTTGAAGACTTAAAACATAAATTCCCTAACGCCACATTTTGCCGAAAACTGGACTTAATACAACAAAATGCACTGTTTATTTTTCAAAATGACTGGAGCAAATTAGCCGAAATTAAACTGCATTTAAAAGGTACCGATTTTCAATTGAAAGTTTGGGAAACTCTTTTAAAAATCCCAATGGGACAACTTTCTACTTATGGTTCAATCGCACAGCAAATTGAGAAGCCCAATGCTTCCCGTGCTGTTGGTACCGCGATCGGAAGTAACCCTGTAGCTTTTTTAATTCCCTGTCACCGTGTAATTCAATCCACCGGAACCTTTGGTGGATACATGTGGGGAAACACCCGTAAAACGGCCATTATTGGGTGGGAAGGCGCACAGATAAATCCATAA
- a CDS encoding Ada metal-binding domain-containing protein codes for MLLHSKISDSDLRSKIKNEEICFGGNRKLKIYGTLKCKSGKRMKRENRVFFSTGNEAKENNFRPCGHCMKTEYQNWKNGLI; via the coding sequence ATGCTTCTACACTCAAAAATTTCCGATTCGGATTTACGAAGTAAAATTAAAAATGAAGAAATTTGCTTTGGTGGAAACCGAAAACTAAAAATCTACGGAACGCTAAAATGCAAATCCGGGAAAAGAATGAAACGCGAAAACAGGGTTTTCTTTTCAACCGGGAACGAAGCCAAAGAAAACAATTTTCGGCCTTGCGGACATTGCATGAAAACTGAATATCAAAACTGGAAAAATGGACTTATTTAA
- a CDS encoding type IX secretion system membrane protein PorP/SprF: MRKLFLFFIIYSTIGFAQQDSQFTQYMYNTLIINPAYAGSKGTMSIFGLYRTQWVGLEGAPKTGSFSLHTPLNDSKLGIGGSLVNDKIGPTDESILSVDLSYTIPTSASFNLSFGIRGTGNLFSLDQNKLSPELQGDLQFQNLKSVFTPNMGVGLYWYSDKAYIGLSIPNFIENNRYNDNNISIFKNKICYYLIGGYVFDLSPSIKFKPAVLTKMSTGSSLQIDLSANFMYNEKFVFGAGYRSNAAVSALAGFQITEGLFLGYAYDFDTTALRNYNSGSHEIFLRFELFNNSNNKGLMSPRFF; this comes from the coding sequence ATGAGAAAATTATTTTTATTTTTTATAATTTATTCCACAATTGGATTTGCACAGCAAGATTCACAGTTTACACAATATATGTACAATACTCTTATTATAAACCCTGCTTACGCAGGCTCAAAAGGGACAATGAGTATCTTCGGCTTGTACCGTACCCAATGGGTTGGACTCGAAGGAGCTCCAAAAACAGGTAGTTTTTCTTTGCATACGCCGCTGAACGATAGTAAGTTGGGAATAGGGGGGTCGTTGGTAAACGATAAAATAGGGCCAACAGATGAGAGTATATTATCTGTCGATTTATCTTACACAATACCCACATCGGCCTCCTTTAATCTTTCTTTTGGGATTAGGGGAACAGGCAATTTGTTCAGTTTGGACCAGAATAAACTAAGTCCTGAACTACAGGGAGATCTACAGTTTCAAAATTTAAAAAGTGTGTTTACGCCCAATATGGGAGTCGGGTTATATTGGTATTCCGATAAGGCTTACATTGGTTTGTCGATCCCTAATTTTATCGAAAATAATCGATACAACGATAATAATATATCCATTTTCAAGAATAAAATATGTTACTATTTGATAGGCGGTTACGTATTTGATTTGTCTCCTTCAATTAAATTCAAACCTGCAGTACTTACCAAAATGAGCACAGGATCCTCCTTGCAGATAGACCTTTCGGCAAACTTCATGTACAACGAGAAATTTGTATTTGGAGCTGGTTATCGATCAAATGCTGCAGTAAGTGCTCTGGCTGGGTTTCAGATTACAGAAGGTCTATTCTTAGGATATGCATACGATTTTGACACCACTGCATTGCGGAATTACAATTCAGGTTCACATGAGATATTCCTGCGATTCGAATTGTTCAATAATAGTAATAATAAGGGATTAATGTCACCCAGATTCTTCTAA
- a CDS encoding NUDIX hydrolase — protein MPKKIIENSENYQPGLSIDCVIFGFHDNQLKVLLIKTPFDEKWSLPGGFIPIEEDIDTAAVTVLKERTGMQGIFLRQFATFGRVKRNDLDFGNAVLDHYNISREDGKWFTQRFITIGYYALIDFLKAVPQKENSQEIIEWIDHKEVPELILDHREILDRALNTLRIELNLMPVGYNLLPEKFTIPQLQKLYETILDRKLDRRNFLRKITNIGILNKLDEKKNNVAHKAPNLYTFDTDKYKEVLKNGLNQGW, from the coding sequence ATGCCAAAAAAGATAATAGAAAATAGCGAAAACTACCAGCCCGGACTTTCAATTGACTGTGTCATTTTTGGATTTCATGACAATCAGCTAAAAGTTTTACTCATTAAAACTCCATTTGATGAAAAATGGTCTTTACCCGGAGGATTTATACCCATTGAGGAAGATATTGACACTGCAGCCGTAACCGTTTTAAAGGAACGTACCGGAATGCAGGGTATTTTTTTAAGACAGTTTGCCACTTTTGGCCGCGTCAAACGAAACGATCTGGATTTTGGGAATGCCGTACTGGATCACTATAATATTTCCAGAGAAGATGGAAAATGGTTCACTCAGCGTTTTATAACCATTGGATATTATGCCTTAATTGATTTTTTAAAAGCAGTTCCGCAAAAAGAAAACAGTCAGGAAATTATAGAATGGATCGATCACAAAGAAGTTCCCGAGCTTATCCTGGATCATAGAGAAATTCTGGATAGAGCCCTGAATACTCTTAGGATCGAGTTGAATTTAATGCCGGTGGGTTACAATTTGTTGCCCGAAAAATTTACAATTCCACAGCTGCAAAAGCTGTATGAAACGATTTTGGACCGAAAATTAGACAGACGAAACTTTCTGCGTAAAATCACCAATATCGGAATTCTGAACAAACTGGACGAAAAGAAAAACAATGTGGCACACAAAGCCCCAAACTTATATACTTTTGATACTGATAAATACAAAGAGGTCCTAAAAAACGGACTGAATCAGGGATGGTGA
- a CDS encoding alpha-ketoglutarate-dependent dioxygenase AlkB family protein yields the protein MDLFNPHTDETTNLLPKDGTVNYYGKLFSREDSNHYLEVLLNTIEWKNDEAVIFGKLILTKRKVAWYGDSGFEYTYSNTTKKALAWTPELLELKAVIEEKTGETFNSCLLNLYHSGEEGMAWHSDAEKDLKKNGAIASVSFGAERKFAFKHKETKETVSLILEHGSLLVMKDATQTNWLHRLPPTKTTSKPRVNLTFRTIVT from the coding sequence ATGGACTTATTTAATCCGCATACAGACGAAACAACGAATCTGCTTCCTAAAGACGGAACGGTTAATTATTACGGAAAGTTGTTTTCGAGGGAAGACTCCAATCATTATCTGGAGGTTCTTTTAAATACCATTGAATGGAAAAATGATGAAGCTGTTATCTTTGGTAAATTGATTTTAACCAAACGAAAAGTGGCGTGGTATGGCGATTCAGGTTTTGAATATACGTATTCCAATACAACCAAAAAAGCGCTTGCGTGGACTCCGGAATTACTGGAACTAAAAGCGGTGATAGAAGAAAAAACGGGAGAGACATTTAATTCCTGTTTGCTCAATTTATATCATTCCGGTGAGGAAGGAATGGCCTGGCACAGTGATGCAGAAAAAGATTTAAAAAAGAACGGTGCCATTGCCTCCGTTAGCTTTGGCGCTGAACGAAAATTTGCCTTCAAACACAAGGAAACCAAAGAAACTGTTTCTTTAATTTTAGAACACGGAAGTTTACTGGTTATGAAAGATGCTACCCAAACGAATTGGCTGCATCGTTTACCTCCCACAAAAACGACTTCAAAACCCAGAGTAAATCTGACGTTCAGAACTATCGTAACTTAA
- a CDS encoding MmcQ/YjbR family DNA-binding protein, which yields MIAIETFRTLALSFPDATEEPHFAETSFRINKKIFATFDEKNNTAVLKLNEIDQSVFCASSELIFYPVPNKWGKQGWTVVELSKVRPEMFEDALILSYQNVAFKKK from the coding sequence ATGATTGCAATAGAAACATTTAGAACCCTTGCGTTGTCATTTCCGGACGCCACAGAAGAACCTCATTTTGCGGAAACTTCTTTCCGTATTAACAAAAAAATATTCGCCACTTTTGATGAAAAGAACAATACAGCCGTTTTAAAATTGAACGAAATCGATCAGTCCGTTTTTTGCGCTTCAAGTGAATTGATTTTTTATCCGGTTCCCAATAAGTGGGGCAAACAGGGCTGGACGGTTGTGGAGCTTTCAAAAGTAAGACCAGAAATGTTTGAAGATGCTTTGATTCTTTCTTATCAAAATGTAGCCTTTAAAAAAAAGTGA
- a CDS encoding 2OG-Fe(II) oxygenase, with product MQNIQSKIASLHWDSITESMHENGFAVIPNLLDNQQCEALKADYSTPELYRKTVVMERYRFGLGEYKYFAYPLPDLIQNIRTSIYPKLAPIANAWMKALNIQTVFPDTHQELLEQCHANHQLKATVLILKYGKSGFNTLHQDLYGDVYFPIQIVLFLNEPDEDFTGGEFVLTQQTPRAQSKAIVLKPKKGDVLVFTTNFRPVKGTKGYYRVNMKHGVSEIHSGERHTLGIIFHDALS from the coding sequence ATGCAAAATATACAATCAAAAATTGCTTCCCTTCATTGGGACAGCATCACCGAATCTATGCACGAAAACGGATTTGCCGTTATTCCAAATCTGTTAGACAACCAACAATGTGAAGCTCTAAAAGCCGATTATTCAACGCCTGAATTATACCGAAAAACGGTGGTCATGGAACGCTACCGCTTTGGTTTAGGGGAATACAAATACTTCGCTTATCCCTTACCCGATCTGATTCAGAACATTCGTACTTCTATTTATCCTAAACTCGCTCCTATCGCAAACGCCTGGATGAAAGCACTTAATATTCAGACCGTTTTTCCGGATACGCATCAGGAATTACTGGAACAATGCCATGCCAATCATCAATTAAAAGCAACTGTTCTGATTTTAAAATATGGTAAAAGCGGTTTCAATACACTGCATCAGGATTTGTATGGAGATGTTTATTTTCCAATTCAAATCGTTCTCTTCCTGAACGAACCCGATGAAGATTTTACAGGTGGAGAATTTGTACTGACACAGCAAACACCTCGGGCGCAATCCAAAGCTATTGTGCTGAAACCTAAAAAAGGAGACGTTTTAGTTTTTACCACCAATTTCAGACCCGTAAAAGGTACAAAAGGATATTATCGGGTCAATATGAAACATGGTGTAAGCGAAATACATTCGGGCGAACGGCACACCTTGGGGATTATTTTTCATGATGCATTATCTTGA
- a CDS encoding MBG domain-containing protein encodes MIIFSFNRSLTRLLSFFEKNRIFFAWIWILIGCSFSGIAQKPGGVGTGLKLWLDTSNGVTASGNNLTAWSDRAGVNTFTVSATRPTVNNNAINFNPTVAFNNTTANTSYPATQNLIGNTSITAKDGYAVFKIDTNNGGTVIGGTLPGANYGTAFFGQEFSYMKVGNGASYSSFPMSDYANYHLYNMDVSGSPVTGTFDGANQAVSIKGTSFSGYSFIPAVGTTNNKNNSDGWYHLRGQIAEVILYDQTTASRRINIESYLSLKYGIHKAGNYVDSNNNILWNATTNAAYHNDVFGIGMDNLSGLNQPKSNSMNTGSGDGTGQSAKGNIVISNPSSLANNGFLIIGHDTGALTELTETFGTNNSSARRRIQRTWKVQSTGNPGTVTLSYDITGLTYSAKSSSDYVLLVDPTGAGSFTGTGIVSYSPTLTGNILSFANVDLPTGAVFTFQTLLAPTVQATNVTFTNTKATTTTVGWTNGNGSSRAVFMFAGSSGSPVPVNGTTYTANTVFGTGTQIGTGGWYCIYNGTGSTVDVTGLAPQATYQVMVLEYNDNGSSGNQLYLSTTATGNPAGVTTPYAQKPGGVGTGLKLWLDTSNGVTASGNNLTAWSDRAGVNTFTVSATQPTVNNNAINFHPTVGFNNNDGMGVYPATQNLIGNTAITARDGYGVFKMGTGTIIGSALSGTSYGGAFFGAESPRIYVSRGVGSTHSGFLMATDSNYHMYNMDISGSTVTGKFDGTGQTVTTVGTTFQSYTFTPTVGTTNNKNGNAPLNGWDHLKGEIAEVILYDQTTASQRINIESYLSLKYGIHKAGNYVDSNNNILWNATTNAAYHNDVFGIGMDNLSGLNQPKSNSMNTGSGDGTGQSAKGNIVISNPSSLANNGFLIIGHDTGALTELTETFGTNNSSARRRIQRTWKVQSTGNPGTVTLSYDITGLTYSAKSSSDYVLLVDPTGAGSFTGTGIVSYSPTLTGNILSFANVDLPTGAVFTFQTLIAPTVQATKVTFTNTKATTTTVGWTNGNGSSRAVFMFAGSSGSPVPVNGTTYTANTVFGTGTQIGTGGWYCIYNGTGSTVDVTGLNPKTTYQVMVLEYNGSSDNQLYLSTTDTGNPAGVTTLNNVATLTNLSINKGTLSPDFASGTISYNAKVDYATKSITLTPTVTDSNATVKINGVTVTSGSASGAIDLKVGSNDITTVVTAEDGTTTKTYTTTIDRTAQSTISTSGTLAALTTTYGTPSASTTFSVSGTNMLEGILITSPSGFEVSSDGTTFTNSITVGAAGTITSKSVYIRLKGTISIGNYSGDIVLTSNTAENVNVATASSTVNKAALTITAVDKSKTYGSANPTLTASYSGFVNGDSESILTTAPNISTTAQTGSAVGSYDITADGAAASNYSISYTKGSLTVNKAVLTITAVDKSKTCGSANPVLTAAYSGFVNGEDQSSLTTAPNLTTTAVTESPVGTYTITAGGAVASNYTISYADGTLTIIGTIKSTDDLGAPVNGYEGGIVVNVLDNDLLNCAAAAAGKVKIALASTLPSGINFDTATGKVSVNPHTPSGTYTFDYTICDLLNILNCSTSTVTIEVEASKIETSTQTPPFTIVATGGTTPSVVSDVKINGQPVVIGTKPGEVTLTGTKVPPGFTLNPDGTVTVPPNTPGGSYKVEYQICEVSNPTNCSTSTVTIEVEASKIETSTQTPPFTIGATGGTTPSVVSDVKINGQPVVIGTKPGEVTLTGTKVPPGFTLNPDGTVTVPPNTPGGSYKVEYQICEVSNPTNCSTSTVTIEVEASKIESPTQTPPFTIGATGGTTPSAVSDVKINGQPVVIGTKPGEVTLTGTKVPPGFTLNPDGTVTVPPNTPGGSYKVEYQICEVSNPTNCSTSTVTIEVEASKIESPTQTPFFSIGATGGTTPSVVSDVKINGKPVVIGTKPGEVILTGTKVPSGFTLNPDGTVTVPPNTPGGSYTVEYQVCEVTNPTNCSTGTVKIEVEEPTKDCVIKVFNAFSPNGDSQNDRFYIQGLECYPDNKVEIYNRWGRLIFECEHYNNEDRVFKGGNGELTGTYYYVLKYSDNKSQTHEKASYLYISK; translated from the coding sequence ATGATTATTTTTAGTTTTAATCGGTCTCTTACAAGACTACTTTCGTTTTTCGAAAAAAACAGGATTTTTTTTGCCTGGATATGGATTTTAATTGGATGTTCCTTCTCTGGAATAGCACAGAAACCGGGTGGTGTAGGTACCGGACTTAAGTTGTGGCTAGATACCAGCAACGGGGTTACGGCATCGGGAAATAATTTAACAGCCTGGTCAGACAGAGCAGGGGTTAATACCTTTACGGTAAGCGCCACACGGCCAACAGTAAACAATAATGCCATTAATTTTAATCCCACTGTTGCATTTAATAACACGACAGCTAATACATCATATCCTGCCACACAGAATTTGATCGGTAATACCAGTATTACAGCCAAAGATGGGTACGCGGTTTTTAAAATAGATACCAATAATGGAGGTACCGTTATAGGCGGCACTTTACCCGGAGCTAATTACGGAACTGCCTTTTTTGGACAGGAATTTTCTTATATGAAAGTGGGAAATGGGGCTAGTTATTCTTCTTTTCCAATGTCAGACTATGCCAATTATCATCTGTATAATATGGATGTGAGCGGAAGTCCTGTTACAGGTACATTTGATGGTGCCAACCAAGCGGTATCAATAAAAGGAACCTCCTTTTCCGGTTATTCCTTTATACCTGCTGTTGGTACTACCAATAATAAAAATAATAGTGATGGTTGGTACCATCTGCGAGGACAAATAGCCGAAGTTATTTTGTATGATCAAACAACAGCCTCACGAAGAATAAATATAGAATCTTATCTGTCCTTAAAGTATGGTATTCATAAAGCCGGTAATTATGTTGACAGTAATAATAATATACTCTGGAATGCCACGACTAACGCAGCTTATCATAATGATGTATTCGGAATCGGAATGGACAATTTATCCGGATTAAACCAGCCTAAATCCAATAGTATGAATACGGGTAGCGGTGATGGTACCGGGCAAAGTGCAAAAGGGAATATTGTAATTAGTAATCCTTCTTCATTAGCCAACAACGGATTTTTAATAATCGGGCATGATACCGGAGCACTCACAGAACTAACGGAGACATTTGGCACCAATAACAGTAGTGCTAGAAGAAGAATACAAAGAACCTGGAAAGTTCAAAGCACAGGCAATCCCGGAACCGTAACCTTAAGTTATGATATAACCGGTTTAACGTATTCCGCAAAGAGCAGCAGTGATTATGTGCTTTTGGTTGACCCGACAGGTGCCGGCAGTTTCACCGGAACAGGAATCGTGAGCTATTCCCCAACACTCACGGGTAATATACTTTCTTTTGCTAATGTTGATTTACCAACGGGTGCTGTATTTACTTTTCAAACCTTGCTAGCCCCTACTGTTCAGGCAACAAACGTAACTTTTACGAATACAAAAGCGACAACAACTACGGTTGGATGGACAAATGGTAACGGTTCTTCAAGAGCTGTATTTATGTTTGCCGGATCAAGCGGAAGCCCGGTTCCTGTTAACGGAACAACCTATACGGCAAATACTGTTTTCGGTACAGGAACCCAGATTGGTACCGGTGGTTGGTATTGTATTTATAACGGTACGGGTTCAACAGTAGATGTAACGGGGTTAGCTCCGCAGGCCACTTATCAGGTTATGGTTCTTGAGTACAACGATAACGGTTCATCTGGTAACCAGTTATATTTATCTACCACGGCTACAGGTAATCCCGCCGGGGTAACCACTCCCTATGCACAGAAACCGGGTGGTGTAGGTACCGGACTTAAGTTGTGGCTGGATACCAGCAACGGGGTTACGGCATCGGGAAATAATTTAACAGCCTGGTCAGACAGAGCAGGGGTTAACACCTTTACGGTAAGCGCCACACAGCCAACGGTAAACAATAATGCTATTAATTTTCATCCTACTGTTGGATTTAATAACAACGATGGCATGGGAGTATACCCTGCGACACAGAATTTGATTGGTAATACTGCTATTACAGCCAGAGACGGATACGGGGTTTTTAAAATGGGGACTGGTACCATTATAGGCAGTGCATTATCCGGGACAAGTTATGGAGGAGCTTTTTTCGGAGCAGAAAGCCCTCGCATATATGTATCACGTGGGGTTGGAAGTACTCATTCAGGTTTTCTAATGGCAACAGATAGCAATTATCATATGTACAATATGGATATTAGCGGGAGCACTGTTACAGGTAAATTTGACGGTACTGGCCAAACAGTGACAACAGTAGGAACAACCTTCCAAAGTTATACTTTTACTCCTACTGTGGGTACTACCAATAATAAGAATGGTAATGCGCCCCTAAATGGTTGGGATCATTTGAAGGGAGAAATAGCCGAAGTTATTTTGTATGATCAAACAACAGCCTCACAAAGAATAAATATAGAATCTTATCTGTCCTTAAAGTATGGTATTCATAAAGCCGGTAATTATGTTGACAGTAATAATAATATACTCTGGAATGCCACGACTAACGCAGCTTATCATAATGATGTATTCGGAATCGGAATGGACAATTTATCCGGATTAAACCAGCCTAAATCCAATAGTATGAATACGGGTAGCGGTGATGGTACCGGGCAAAGTGCAAAAGGGAATATTGTAATTAGTAATCCTTCTTCATTAGCCAACAACGGATTTTTAATAATCGGGCATGATACCGGAGCACTCACAGAACTAACGGAGACATTTGGCACCAATAACAGTAGTGCTAGAAGAAGAATACAAAGAACCTGGAAAGTTCAAAGCACAGGCAATCCCGGAACCGTAACCTTAAGTTATGATATAACCGGTTTAACGTATTCCGCAAAGAGCAGCAGTGATTATGTGCTTTTGGTTGACCCGACAGGTGCCGGCAGTTTCACCGGAACAGGAATCGTGAGCTATTCCCCAACACTCACGGGTAATATACTTTCTTTTGCTAATGTTGATTTACCAACGGGTGCTGTATTTACTTTTCAAACCTTGATAGCCCCTACTGTTCAGGCAACAAAGGTAACTTTTACGAATACAAAAGCGACAACAACTACGGTTGGATGGACAAATGGTAACGGTTCTTCAAGAGCTGTATTTATGTTTGCCGGATCAAGCGGAAGCCCGGTTCCTGTTAACGGAACAACCTATACGGCAAATACTGTTTTCGGTACAGGAACCCAGATTGGTACCGGTGGTTGGTATTGTATTTATAACGGTACGGGTTCAACAGTAGATGTAACGGGATTAAATCCAAAGACAACTTATCAGGTTATGGTTCTTGAGTACAACGGTTCATCGGATAACCAGTTATATTTATCTACGACCGATACAGGTAATCCTGCCGGGGTAACCACTCTAAATAATGTAGCAACGCTAACCAATTTAAGTATCAATAAGGGTACATTGTCTCCGGATTTTGCAAGCGGTACTATAAGTTACAATGCCAAGGTAGATTATGCAACTAAAAGTATAACCTTAACGCCTACCGTCACGGACAGTAATGCCACGGTAAAAATAAATGGAGTAACGGTAACAAGCGGGAGTGCTTCGGGGGCAATAGATTTGAAAGTTGGTTCGAATGATATTACAACAGTGGTAACGGCTGAGGATGGTACTACAACGAAAACTTATACAACCACAATAGACAGGACGGCACAATCGACAATTTCAACGTCTGGTACATTAGCCGCGTTGACTACGACTTATGGTACCCCATCAGCCTCAACAACGTTTAGTGTTTCCGGGACCAATATGCTCGAAGGGATTTTAATTACGTCACCCTCAGGATTTGAAGTCAGCAGTGATGGTACTACCTTTACGAATTCAATTACAGTTGGTGCGGCCGGAACTATCACATCAAAATCGGTTTATATAAGGTTAAAAGGAACGATTTCGATAGGAAATTATTCCGGAGATATTGTTTTAACCAGTAACACTGCCGAAAACGTCAATGTGGCTACGGCTTCCAGTACGGTCAATAAAGCAGCCTTAACCATCACGGCAGTAGATAAAAGCAAAACTTACGGATCAGCAAATCCGACATTAACGGCTAGTTATAGTGGTTTTGTAAACGGAGACAGCGAAAGCATTTTAACCACTGCACCAAACATCAGCACGACAGCTCAGACAGGAAGTGCGGTTGGAAGCTATGATATAACAGCCGATGGAGCAGCTGCATCCAATTATTCAATCAGTTACACTAAGGGTAGTCTGACGGTCAATAAAGCAGTCTTAACGATCACGGCAGTAGATAAAAGCAAAACTTGCGGATCGGCGAATCCTGTATTAACGGCTGCTTACAGCGGTTTTGTAAACGGAGAAGACCAAAGCAGTTTAACTACTGCGCCGAACCTTACTACCACAGCCGTAACAGAAAGTCCTGTTGGAACATACACTATAACAGCCGGTGGAGCAGTTGCATCCAATTATACCATTAGTTATGCTGATGGAACCCTTACTATAATCGGGACAATTAAATCTACCGATGATTTAGGAGCTCCTGTAAATGGTTATGAAGGAGGTATTGTTGTAAATGTTTTAGACAATGATTTGCTGAATTGTGCAGCGGCAGCAGCAGGTAAAGTGAAAATTGCTTTGGCAAGTACATTACCGTCAGGAATAAATTTTGACACTGCTACGGGTAAAGTAAGTGTAAATCCGCATACGCCATCAGGAACCTATACATTTGATTATACGATTTGTGATCTTTTGAACATTTTAAATTGTAGTACATCTACAGTTACAATAGAGGTTGAAGCTTCGAAAATAGAAACTTCAACTCAAACGCCACCCTTTACTATTGTGGCTACAGGAGGTACTACGCCTTCAGTAGTATCAGATGTTAAAATAAACGGTCAGCCGGTAGTGATCGGGACAAAGCCGGGAGAAGTAACCCTTACAGGTACAAAAGTGCCACCAGGGTTTACGCTAAACCCTGACGGAACGGTTACAGTTCCGCCAAACACACCGGGAGGAAGTTATAAGGTAGAGTATCAGATATGTGAAGTGAGCAACCCTACAAATTGTAGTACATCTACAGTTACAATAGAGGTTGAAGCTTCGAAAATAGAAACTTCAACTCAAACGCCACCCTTTACTATTGGGGCTACAGGAGGTACTACGCCTTCAGTAGTATCAGATGTTAAAATAAACGGTCAGCCGGTAGTGATCGGGACAAAGCCGGGAGAAGTAACCCTTACAGGTACAAAAGTGCCACCAGGGTTTACGCTAAACCCTGACGGAACGGTTACAGTTCCGCCAAACACACCGGGAGGAAGTTATAAGGTAGAGTATCAGATATGTGAAGTGAGCAACCCTACAAATTGTAGTACATCTACAGTTACAATAGAGGTTGAAGCTTCGAAAATAGAAAGTCCAACTCAAACGCCACCCTTTACTATTGGGGCTACAGGAGGTACTACGCCTTCAGCAGTATCAGATGTTAAAATAAACGGTCAGCCGGTAGTGATCGGGACAAAGCCGGGAGAAGTAACCCTTACAGGTACAAAAGTGCCACCAGGGTTTACGCTAAACCCTGACGGAACGGTTACAGTTCCGCCAAACACACCGGGAGGAAGTTATAAGGTAGAGTATCAGATATGTGAAGTGAGCAACCCTACAAATTGTAGTACATCTACAGTTACAATAGAGGTTGAAGCTTCGAAAATAGAAAGTCCAACTCAAACGCCATTCTTTAGTATTGGGGCTACAGGAGGTACTACGCCTTCAGTAGTATCAGATGTTAAAATAAACGGTAAGCCAGTAGTGATTGGGACAAAGCCGGGAGAAGTAATCCTTACAGGTACAAAAGTCCCATCAGGATTTACGCTAAACCCGGACGGTACGGTTACCGTTCCTCCGAATACACCAGGAGGAAGTTATACGGTAGAATATCAGGTATGCGAAGTGACCAACCCTACAAACTGTAGTACAGGTACAGTTAAAATAGAAGTTGAAGAACCGACAAAAGACTGTGTGATTAAGGTATTCAATGCCTTTTCTCCAAATGGAGATTCCCAGAATGATCGTTTCTATATCCAGGGTCTGGAATGTTATCCGGATAATAAGGTAGAAATCTACAATCGCTGGGGCAGGTTGATATTTGAATGTGAGCACTACAATAATGAAGATCGTGTCTTTAAAGGAGGAAATGGTGAATTGACAGGAACCTATTATTATGTCTTAAAATACAGTGATAACAAGTCTCAAACTCATGAAAAAGCTAGCTACCTGTATATCAGTAAATAA